CCCCTGATGTCCGGCTCCAACTTCATCCACGGGGTGGTGGTGGTGGGGGCCATGGTGGTCCTGGGCCAAGCGGAGACGGGTTTGGAGAAGTTCATCGGCTTCCTAGGGGTCATCCTGGGGGCGGCCAACGCCGCTGGAGGGTATGCGGTGACGGTGCGCATGCTGGAGATGTTCGAGCGGAAACCGGGCAAGGGGGGTGGTCCCTGATGGACCTCATCCAGGCGGCCTACGTCGCCGTGGCCATCCTCTTCATCGTGGGCCTTAAGCGCATGGCCCACCCCACCACCGCCAAGAGCGGCATCGTTTGGGCGGGCTTGGGCATGGCCCTGGCGGTGCTGGCCACCTTCTTCTGGCCGGGGATGGAGAACTTCGCCCTCATCCTCCTGGCCCTCCTGGTGGGGTCGGTGGTGGCCTGGTGGGCAGCGGTGAAGGTGGCCATGACGGACATGCCCCAGATGGTGGCCATCTACAACGGCATGGGCGGGGGTGCTGCGGCCACCATCGCTGCGGTGGAGCTTTTGAAGGGGGCCTTTGCCGGCAACCCGGGCCTCATGACCCTGGCCATCCTGGGAGGGCTCATCGGCAGCGTGGCCTTCACCGGGAGCCTCGTCGCCTTTGCCAAGCTCCAGGGCCTCCTGCGGGCTCGGCCCATCCTCTTCCCAGGGCAGAGGGTGCTGAACGCCTTGGCCCTCCTCCTGGCCCTGGTCCTGGGCTTTTCCCTGCTCCTCAACGACGCCCCCTTGAGCATCGCCCTTTTCTTCCTCCTGGCCCTCCTCTTTGGTGTCCTCATGACCCTACCCATCGGCGGCGGAGACATGCCGGTGGCCATTTCCTTCTACAACGCCTTCACCGGCGTGGCCGTGGGTTTTGAGGGCTTTGCCATAGGGAACGCCGCCCTCATGGTGGCGGGCACCCTGGTGGGGGCTGCGGGTACCCTCCTCACCGTGCTCATGGCCCGGGCGATGAACCGCTCCGTGTGGAGCGTGCTGGTGGGCGGCTTCGGGGTGGAGCAGGAGGGGGGCGAGGTCAAGGGGAGCCTCAAGCCCATTGAGGTGGAGGACGCTGCGGTCATGCTGGCCTATGCGGGCAAGGTGGCCTTCGTGCCCGGGTACGGCATGGCCCTCTCCCAGGCCCAGCACAAGGTGAAGGAGATTGCCGACCTCCTCGAGGCCCGGGGGGTGGACGTGAAGTTCGCCATCCACCCGGTGGCGGGGCGGATGCCGGGGCACATGAACGTCCTCCTGGCCGAGGCCGGGGTGGACTACGACAAGCTTAAGGACCTGGAGGAGATCAACCCCGAGTTCCCCACCGCGGACGTGGCCGTGGTCATCGGGGCCAACGACGTGGTCAACCCTACCGCCCGCCGCCCCGGGAGCCCCCTTTACGGCATGCCCATCCTGGATGTGGACAAGGCCAAGAACGTCATCGTGATCAAGCGGGGCCAGGGCAAGGGCTTTGCCGGGGTGGAGAACGAGCTCTTCTACGCGGAGAATACCCGGATGCTCTACGGGGACGCCCAGAAGGTGCTTGCCGAGCTCACGCAAGCTCTGAAGAAGCTCTAAGTCTGGGAACCCCTTTCCCTCGAGGGGCCCCCTTCGCGCTACGCTGCACCCATTCCCACCAGGCCCGGTGCGTGTTGCGGGGTCTAGGCTGCGCATGTTAAACTGGGCCGCGTTGCGCCTTGGCGCAGCGCTTACCCCGGGTTTGGGCATAGGTCTTGCCTCCAGATAGGGGCCCTCGCTCAGTAGGGCGAAGGGCGCTTGGGGTGAGAGGGGGTGTAGGGCGGGTGCTGGCGATCCTCTTGATTGCGTTCCTGGTGGCGGGGCTCGCTCCCCTGCTCCATGCCCCCTTGGGCAGGCGCACGGGCTGGGTCCTGGCCCTGCTGCCCCTGGGCATCTTCGCCTACTTCCTGACCTTTGTCCCCAGGGTGAGCCAAGGGGAGGCGGTGGTCCATCTCACCCCATGGATCAGTAGCCTCCAGATCAACTTGAGCTTTTACCTTGATGGGCTAAGCCTGCTCTTTGCCCTGCTGATCAGCGGCATCGGGGCCCTGGTCCTGGTCTACGGTGGCGGCTACCTCGAGGGGGACCGGTACCTGGGCCGCTTCTACCTGTACATCCTCCTCTTCATGGCCTCCATGCTGGGGTTGGTGCTGGCCAGCAACCTGATCACCCTCTTCGTCTTCTGGGAGCTGACCAGCCTGACCTCCTACCTCCTCATCGGCTACAAGCACCAAAGCGAAAAGGCCCGCAAGGCGGCCTTGCAGGCCCTTCTGGTCACCGGGATCGGGGGGTTGGCCCTCTTGGCCGGGCTGATCCTCTTGGGGTTCATGGCCGGTACCTTTGAGCTCCACGAGCTCCTGGCCGCCCCAACCCCCCTGCAGGAGCACCCGGCCTACCTGGGCGCCTTGGTCCTGATCCTGGTGGGGGCCTTCACCAAGTCGGCCCAGTTCCCCTTCCACTTCTGGCTTCCCGGCGCCATGGCGGCGCCCACCCCGGTCTCCGCCTACCTTCACTCGGCCACCATGGTCAAGGCCGGGGTCTACCTGCTGGCCCGCCTGGCCCCGGCCATGGGGGGGACCGAGGTCTGGCTCTACGCCGTGGCGGGCTTCGGCCTGGTCACGGCCTTTGTGGGCTCCTACCTGGCCCTCTGTTACACGGACCTCAAGCTCATGCTGGCCTACACCACGGTGGCTGCCCTGGGCACCCTGACCTTCCTCATCGGCCTCGGGACCCCAGAGGCCGCCAAGGCCATGGCGGTTTTCCTCCTGGCCCACGCCCTCTACAAGGCCGCCCTCTTCATGGGGGCCGGGTCGGTGGAGCACGGGAGCGGCTCGAGGGACGTTTCCCAGCTGGCCGGGCTGGGGCCCCTCATGCCCCTCTCCTTCGCCGCGGCCCTCTTGGCGGCCGCCTCCATGGCCGGGCTACCTCCTCTTTTGGGCTTCATCGGCAAGGAAGTTGTCTACGAGTCCGTCCTTCACCAAGCCCCCTCCCTCCTCCTGGTGGCCCTGGTGGTGGCCAAGGTGGCGGTGGTGGCCGTGGCCCTGCTGGTGGGGCTTAAGCCCTTTGTGGGCTCCCTGCGGGCGCCGCTGGGCCAGAAGGTCCACGAGGTCTCCGCGAGCATGTGGCTTCCACCTCTCCTGCTCGCCCTCCTGGGTCTGGGCTTTGGCCTCTTCCCTAAGCCGGTGGAGCCCCTGCTGGTGCCCGCGGCTGGGGCGGTTTTGGGCGAGGCCGTGGCCTTCTACCTGGCCCTCTGGCATGGCCTCAACCTCGTTTTGCTCTTGAGCCTCCTCACCCTCTTGGCGGGGGTGCTCCTCTACTGGCTCTGGGAGCGGCTCGGCCCGGCCCTGAGGGTTTACGAGAGGCTTTTCGCCCGCCTTCCGGAGCGGGGCTATGAGCTTTCCCTCGAGGCCATGAGCGCCCTCGCAGCCTTCCAGACCCGGGCGCTGCAGAGCGGGCGCATGCCCCGTTACCTCCTGCTCATCCTCTCCTTCACCCTCCTCCTCGTGGGGTCCACCCTCTTCTTGAGGGAGGGGCTCGTGGGCAGGCTGGACCTGGCCGGCTTTAGCGTTTTTGAATGGGCCCTGGCCCTCCTCGTGCTGGTCGGCTCCCTGGTGGTGGCGACCACGGGCTCGCGCCTCATGGCGGTGGCGGCCTTGGGCGTGGTCGGCTACGCCGTGGCCCTGATCTTTCTGGTGTACGGGGCCATTGACGTGGCCATCACCCAGATCGCCGTGGAAACCCTGACGGTGATCCTCCTGGTGCTGGTGCTGCGTGCCCTGCCCAAGGGGGGCCTGGACGTCAACCCTCGGGGAAGGTGGCGGGATGCGGCTTTGGCGGTGGCCTTCGGCGCTCTGATGACCGCCTTGGTCCTGGGGGTCACCAGCCTGCCCTTCGACACCCGCCTAAGCGAGTGGTTTGCCGAGGCCAGCTACCCCTTGGCCCGGGGGCGGAACATCGTCAACGTGATCCTGGTGGACTTCCGGGCCCTGGACACCCTAGGGGAGATCCTGGTCTTGGTCACGGCGGCCGTGGGCGTGTACGGCCTCCTCAGGCTGCGCGCCCGCCGCAAGGAGAGGGGGGGTCGGGTGTGAACTCCCTGATCCTGCGCACCGCCAGCTTGTTCCTGGTGCCCCTGATGTTCCTCTTTTCCCTCTTCCTTCTCTTCCGGGGGCACAACGAGCCCGGGGGTGGTTTCGTGGGCGGCCTGGTAGCGGTGGGCAGCTTTGTCCTCTACGCCATGGCCTACGGCCTTGCTGAGGCCCGGCGTGCCCTCCGGGTATCCCCGGTGACCCTGGTCGCCTGGGGCATCTTCTTGGCCTTTGTCAGCGGCCTGCTGGCGGCCCTCTACGGCACCCCCTACCTGACGGGTTACTGGCTGGAGTACCCCCTTCCGGGTGGGCTCAAGCTCAAGGTGGGCACGCCCACCCTCTTTGACATAGGCGTCTTTCTGGTGGTCGTGGGGAGCATCCTCACCATGATCTTCGCCCTGGAGGAGGAGTAGATGGAGAGCTTGCTGGCCCTTACCATTGGCGCCCTTGCGGCCAGCGGCGTCTACCTCATGCTGCGGCGCAACCTCCTGCGCTTCATCCTGGGCCTGGCCCTGCTGACCAACGCCGTCAACCTGGTCATCCTGGCCGGGGGGCGGGTCACCCGCGGCCACCCCCCTCTTATCCCCGCGGGGGAGGCCGGCCTGGCCCCCCCGTTCGCCAATCCTCTCCCCCAGGCCCTGATCTTGACGGCCATCGTCATCGGTTTCGGCCTGCTCTCCTATGCCTTGGTCCTCCTCTACCGCGCCCACGAGGAGCTCAGGACCCTGGACGCGGAGGCCATGCGGGCGGCTGAACCCGAGGAAGGGGACCCGGAGGTGGAGCCTTGAGCTGGCTGATCCTCGCCCCCATCCTGGTCCCCGCCGGGACGGCCTTCGTCTCCCTCCTCCTGTGGCGCCACCTCTTCTGGCAGAAGGCCTTGGCGGTGTTGGGCGCCGGGGGTACCCTGGCCGCTTCCTTGTGGCTGGTGGGAGCGGTGCACGCCCAAGGGGTGATGGCCACCCAGCTGGGCAACTGGCCCGCCCCCTTCGGCATCTCCTTTGTGGCCGACCACCTGAGCGCGGTGATGACCGCCCTGGCTGCGCTCATGGGTTTCGCGGCGGCGGTCTACGCCCTCGGCGACGTGGACGAAGCCCGCTTTCGCCACGCCTTCTTTCCCCTCTTCCACATCCTCCTCATGGGGGTCAACGGCGCCTTTCTGACGGGGGACCTCTTCAACCTCTACGTCTGGTTTGAGGTCCTGTTGATCGCCTCCTTTGCCCTGATGGCCCTGGGAGGGGGCAGGATCCAGATGGACGGAGCGGTGAAGTACGCCTTCATCAACCTTTTCTCCTCCCTGCTCCTGCTATCCGCCATCGGCCTCACCTACGGCATGAC
The genomic region above belongs to Thermus sediminis and contains:
- a CDS encoding proton-translocating transhydrogenase family protein, coding for MEFGFWPALYIFVLTAFLGYELITRVPVILHTPLMSGSNFIHGVVVVGAMVVLGQAETGLEKFIGFLGVILGAANAAGGYAVTVRMLEMFERKPGKGGGP
- a CDS encoding NAD(P)(+) transhydrogenase (Re/Si-specific) subunit beta, with product MDLIQAAYVAVAILFIVGLKRMAHPTTAKSGIVWAGLGMALAVLATFFWPGMENFALILLALLVGSVVAWWAAVKVAMTDMPQMVAIYNGMGGGAAATIAAVELLKGAFAGNPGLMTLAILGGLIGSVAFTGSLVAFAKLQGLLRARPILFPGQRVLNALALLLALVLGFSLLLNDAPLSIALFFLLALLFGVLMTLPIGGGDMPVAISFYNAFTGVAVGFEGFAIGNAALMVAGTLVGAAGTLLTVLMARAMNRSVWSVLVGGFGVEQEGGEVKGSLKPIEVEDAAVMLAYAGKVAFVPGYGMALSQAQHKVKEIADLLEARGVDVKFAIHPVAGRMPGHMNVLLAEAGVDYDKLKDLEEINPEFPTADVAVVIGANDVVNPTARRPGSPLYGMPILDVDKAKNVIVIKRGQGKGFAGVENELFYAENTRMLYGDAQKVLAELTQALKKL
- a CDS encoding putative monovalent cation/H+ antiporter subunit A, with protein sequence MLAILLIAFLVAGLAPLLHAPLGRRTGWVLALLPLGIFAYFLTFVPRVSQGEAVVHLTPWISSLQINLSFYLDGLSLLFALLISGIGALVLVYGGGYLEGDRYLGRFYLYILLFMASMLGLVLASNLITLFVFWELTSLTSYLLIGYKHQSEKARKAALQALLVTGIGGLALLAGLILLGFMAGTFELHELLAAPTPLQEHPAYLGALVLILVGAFTKSAQFPFHFWLPGAMAAPTPVSAYLHSATMVKAGVYLLARLAPAMGGTEVWLYAVAGFGLVTAFVGSYLALCYTDLKLMLAYTTVAALGTLTFLIGLGTPEAAKAMAVFLLAHALYKAALFMGAGSVEHGSGSRDVSQLAGLGPLMPLSFAAALLAAASMAGLPPLLGFIGKEVVYESVLHQAPSLLLVALVVAKVAVVAVALLVGLKPFVGSLRAPLGQKVHEVSASMWLPPLLLALLGLGFGLFPKPVEPLLVPAAGAVLGEAVAFYLALWHGLNLVLLLSLLTLLAGVLLYWLWERLGPALRVYERLFARLPERGYELSLEAMSALAAFQTRALQSGRMPRYLLLILSFTLLLVGSTLFLREGLVGRLDLAGFSVFEWALALLVLVGSLVVATTGSRLMAVAALGVVGYAVALIFLVYGAIDVAITQIAVETLTVILLVLVLRALPKGGLDVNPRGRWRDAALAVAFGALMTALVLGVTSLPFDTRLSEWFAEASYPLARGRNIVNVILVDFRALDTLGEILVLVTAAVGVYGLLRLRARRKERGGRV
- a CDS encoding Na+/H+ antiporter subunit B, which codes for MNSLILRTASLFLVPLMFLFSLFLLFRGHNEPGGGFVGGLVAVGSFVLYAMAYGLAEARRALRVSPVTLVAWGIFLAFVSGLLAALYGTPYLTGYWLEYPLPGGLKLKVGTPTLFDIGVFLVVVGSILTMIFALEEE
- a CDS encoding Na+/H+ antiporter subunit C, with amino-acid sequence MESLLALTIGALAASGVYLMLRRNLLRFILGLALLTNAVNLVILAGGRVTRGHPPLIPAGEAGLAPPFANPLPQALILTAIVIGFGLLSYALVLLYRAHEELRTLDAEAMRAAEPEEGDPEVEP